From Spirosoma agri, one genomic window encodes:
- a CDS encoding HAD family hydrolase, whose amino-acid sequence MTSTQPIKALFLDIGGVLLTNGWDRNARRRAAELFNLDLEQLNERHHLTFDTYESGKLSLDDYLKRIVFYEKRPYSPLEFTKFIMEQSHPYPDMIQLMSQLKQEHGLKLLAVNNEGREINAYRIRQFGLDTFFDAFVSSCYVHLRKPDTDIFQLALDIAQVEPDQVVYIDDRLLFVQVARKLGMHCIQHTSYESTRDKLAAVGLTLP is encoded by the coding sequence ATGACATCGACGCAACCCATCAAAGCGCTTTTTTTAGATATAGGCGGAGTTTTATTGACAAATGGCTGGGACCGTAACGCCCGCCGTCGGGCTGCCGAACTCTTCAATCTTGATTTAGAACAGCTTAACGAGCGGCACCACCTGACGTTCGATACCTACGAGTCGGGCAAATTGAGCCTGGACGATTATCTGAAGCGGATCGTCTTTTACGAAAAGCGACCCTATTCGCCCCTCGAATTCACGAAGTTCATTATGGAGCAGTCGCATCCGTATCCGGATATGATCCAGTTAATGAGCCAGTTGAAGCAGGAACACGGGCTAAAATTACTAGCGGTCAACAACGAAGGCCGGGAGATCAACGCCTATCGCATCCGGCAATTCGGGCTCGATACTTTTTTCGATGCGTTTGTGTCCTCGTGCTACGTTCACCTGCGCAAGCCGGACACCGATATTTTCCAACTGGCTTTGGACATCGCGCAGGTAGAGCCCGATCAGGTCGTTTACATCGACGACCGGCTCCTGTTTGTGCAGGTCGCCCGAAAACTGGGTATGCACTGTATTCAGCACACCAGCTACGAGTCGACCCGCGACAAATTAGCGGCTGTGGGTCTAACGCTTCCTTAA
- a CDS encoding NAD-dependent succinate-semialdehyde dehydrogenase, translated as MVESINPYDQRKLKTYRADSTATVERKLKQADRAFADWSALSLVDRTNFLRDVGAYLVANKQRYGELITAEMGKPRQEAIAEVEKCATTCTFYADHAAAFLADQSIESDQNAGPAAHSVIIYQPLGPVLAIMPWNFPFWQAMRFAIPGLIAGNVGLLKHAPNVPGCALALEEIFRESGLPNGVFQTLLIDVPVVETLLKDRRVKAVTLTGSGRAGASVASIAGSQIKKSVLELGGSDALIVLADADLEKAAETAVKSRMQNAGQSCIAAKRFIVEKSVKKRFTDLVIQHVQAIKQGDPMDDTTTMGPMARLDLANSIERQFHETLAKGAKALTGANGSAMQRSGCNVQPVVLDNVKPGMAAFDEETFGPLAVIIEAKDETDAIRLANQSDFGLGAALWTQDLDKADRLARQIQAGSVFINGLMRSDPRVPFGGIKTSGFGRELSEAGIKEFTNVKTIWVER; from the coding sequence ATAGTTGAGTCAATCAATCCATACGACCAGCGCAAGCTAAAAACATACCGCGCCGATAGCACTGCAACTGTCGAGCGAAAACTGAAACAAGCCGACCGGGCATTTGCCGACTGGTCGGCTTTGTCATTAGTCGATCGTACGAATTTTCTTCGCGATGTGGGCGCATATCTGGTAGCAAACAAGCAGCGTTATGGCGAGCTGATAACCGCTGAAATGGGCAAACCACGCCAGGAAGCCATCGCCGAGGTCGAAAAGTGCGCCACGACCTGTACGTTTTACGCCGATCATGCCGCAGCTTTTCTGGCTGATCAATCCATCGAGTCGGATCAAAACGCTGGCCCGGCGGCCCACAGCGTCATTATCTATCAACCACTCGGACCCGTACTGGCGATCATGCCCTGGAATTTTCCGTTCTGGCAGGCCATGCGCTTTGCCATTCCGGGTTTGATCGCGGGCAATGTCGGGTTGCTCAAACACGCACCCAACGTGCCTGGCTGTGCGCTGGCGCTCGAAGAAATTTTCCGCGAATCGGGCTTGCCGAACGGTGTTTTTCAGACACTGCTAATCGACGTTCCGGTTGTAGAAACGTTGTTAAAAGACCGGCGGGTGAAGGCCGTTACGCTCACCGGTAGCGGACGGGCGGGGGCATCGGTGGCGTCGATTGCGGGTAGTCAGATCAAAAAATCGGTATTGGAATTGGGTGGTTCCGACGCGCTTATTGTGCTGGCCGACGCCGATCTGGAGAAAGCCGCCGAAACAGCCGTTAAATCGCGCATGCAAAACGCGGGGCAGAGCTGTATTGCGGCCAAACGGTTTATCGTCGAGAAGTCGGTCAAAAAACGATTCACCGATCTGGTTATTCAGCATGTTCAGGCGATCAAGCAAGGTGATCCGATGGACGATACAACCACGATGGGACCCATGGCCCGGCTCGATCTGGCCAATAGTATTGAACGTCAATTCCACGAAACCCTTGCCAAAGGGGCCAAAGCCCTGACGGGAGCCAACGGTTCAGCGATGCAGCGATCGGGTTGTAATGTGCAGCCAGTCGTACTGGATAACGTAAAGCCGGGTATGGCCGCTTTCGATGAGGAAACGTTTGGACCACTGGCCGTGATCATCGAAGCCAAAGACGAAACTGACGCGATCCGGCTGGCGAATCAATCTGATTTTGGCCTGGGTGCGGCTCTGTGGACGCAGGATTTGGACAAAGCCGATCGACTGGCCCGGCAGATTCAGGCCGGTTCCGTTTTTATCAACGGCCTGATGCGTTCAGACCCGCGTGTTCCATTTGGCGGCATCAAAACGTCGGGCTTCGGGCGCGAACTTTCGGAAGCGGGTATCAAAGAATTTACGAACGTGAAGACCATTTGGGTAGAACGTTGA